In Molothrus ater isolate BHLD 08-10-18 breed brown headed cowbird chromosome 26, BPBGC_Mater_1.1, whole genome shotgun sequence, the DNA window GGTGAGAGCAGTGAGAGTTTTTGAtgatctcagctgctcctgccctttttttttttgtgttaagAGCTGATTGCTTCATCCTGCCCTTTTCTAcccattttttttaactgataaACTCAGAATTTGGTGATGGGCTCATTCAGGAGCTCTGAGGACTTGCTGCCCGAGAGCCATCAGTTCCCCATTTTCCACTGATAGGAGTCTCCAGAcattcctgcctgcaggaggggATTATTAAGCTCACTTCACAAAACCTACTTTTCCTCCTTTAACCTCTTTCAAATTATCTAAGtgaacagcatttaaaaaaagcaatcaGCCATGACACACTTCTGGGGGTTGAATTGAGCAATTCACCAGTGAGGATTTTTTGCATGTTAATGCAGGAGGATATGAAATATAATGAAAGCTGAGGAGTGTGTGAAGTCTTTGCTGATAAAAATGCAGTCAGGTGAGGCTGAAATGAATTCAGGCTGAAAATACTTACAAATAATGCTTTGTAAGACCTTCCTAAATAGGATGCTTAGACGCAGGCAGAAATAATGAACAGGTGCAAAAATAGCCTGGTTGAAGGTGCTGTTATTTTTGGCATTGCTAATTATGCCATTGAGTTAATGATGTCTTGTTAGGATGGGTGAGGGAATCGCTGGAGCCAGGGGCTGGATGTGGAACCCAGTGGCGTCATCGGGAAGGTGTCTGGGTGCCGTGGGTCTGACGTGAGCTCGGGTGACCCAGTTTTAAccaaaatgccctttttttaaagtaagcCCTGTGTGTCCAGGCAGCTTGAGCCATTCCCTGAGGAAAAATGGGGAAgtggagcagggctgaagggcctgagccctgcccagcagtgacTGAGCCCTGTTCAGCCCGAAGtgtctgcagagaggaaaaatggggGATAGAAATTTTCGAAATGCTCAAAATGCTTCTGTTTCCAGTTGTGTTCACCATGGGGCGGGAATGGCCGCCCTGAAGGGAGAAGAAGAACCCTGAGGGGGAAATGGCGGCTCTGGGGGAGAAGGTCCTGCTATGAGGGGGAAGAGGTGACACTGAGGGAGAAATTATGACCCTCGGGAAAAAATGGTGGCCTTGAGGGGGGAGGGAGAATCCTGAGGGGGAAATGGCGGCTCTGAGGGAGGAATGAGAGCCCTGAAAGGGCAATGGCAGCCCTGAGAGAGGAAGGATGACCCTGAGCGGAAAATGGCGTCTGTGGCAGACGGGGGTGTTGCAGTGAGGGAGAAATGGCGGCCTCGCCCAGGGGCACGCAGCTCCCGAGGGCAAACAACAACAACCCTGAGGGCAAAATGTCGGAGCCCCGCGGCGGCTCCGTGAGCGGGTCACGGCCGGCCCGGAACGGCGCAGCCCCGGAACCCGCGAGCGGTTCCGCGGGGCCCGGGCGGGGCCTGAGCCGCGCGCACCGTCCCGGCGCCTTCCTGCGGCCGCCACTCCCGCtccgccgcccggcccggccatgccgcgcctcctcctcctcctcctcttcctcctcctcgtccCGCACCtcggccgcgccgccgcccccaACCCGGGGAACAGCACGGAGCCGCCGCGGGCGGTCACACGGAACGAGACGCAGTCGGGAACGGAGCACGAGTCCGGGCCGAGGCTGTCGGTGGGGTCGGGGCTGCCGGTGCTGAGGCGCGCTGTTTATGTGCTGAGCGCTCTGTCGGCGCTGGCCGCCTTCTACTTCATGCTGCGGGCGTTCCGGTGAGTGCAAAGCGGGGACAGGCACCCGAGCGCGGCTGTATCCATGTTCTGCTGCTCCCGCTCCTGCTCTTGTCCCCATCCTGGTGCCGCCTGACccggggctgtgtccctgctggtcCCGGTTCCTGTTCCCGTTATCccgggctgtgtcccagcttgTCCTGGTTCTGGGGTTCTCTACCCTTCTAGTCCTGGTTCCCCCTGGTCGGGGGTGTCACCCTGATTGTCCCGGTCCCCGTTGCTTGTGGCAGTGCCGTTGCTTCTCCCGGTtgtcccggtccctgtcccccctgcctGTCCCGGTCTTGCTCTGGGTCCCCCGAAGCCGGTCACGGTGTCCCTTGTCCCTTGCCTGCCCCAATTCCGCTCCTATTCCCTGGGTTTGTGCCCATTTTCCCTGaattcccctccctccctctctctctctgccagccggggctctgcctccccagcGCATCCCTTTGGCAGCGAGTCCAAAACGTCGCTGTAAATCCCTCACACTGTTAATTACCCGAGGTAATTAGCGCTAAACCATCTCCGCTAAAACCACCCGCTGGGTGGGGACAGCGGCTCACTCACTGTGCTCTCCGTGTCCCTCAGCCCCAGGTCCGAGGGCCCCAGAAACGAGCCCAAAACTCATTTCAGGTTGAAGAAGCCCCAGAGGAAGAAGTACGGGCTGCTGTCGAACCAGGATGAGAACATCGAGCTGGGCTCCCTCGACAGTGACGAGGACACCGTGTTTGAAAGCCGGAACCTGAGGCGGTGAGGGagcattttgtgtgttttttgtgtTGCTCTTTTCCTCACAAGGGGCTGAGGCTCCTTTCCCAAAACTGtgggagctctggcacagctcctaCAACCAGATCTGCATAAATTAAAACGCCTGTGTGTGGTCTCTGTGTTGGCACACGGATTTATCTCACTTTTCCTCGTTTTCTGGCCCAGGAAAAGTCTCACTGACAGGGTTATTTGGACACTACTGTGGGGTCACAGAGCTGTTGGGAGAGCCCCTGTGCCCAGTCTGGGCCTCCCTGTGTTAGACAGGGAGGAATTGCTTCCAACTCCTATCACAATTCAAACTCCCAGTCCCATCAGGATATGCATTCCTGTTTTCCCAGCAAAattcctggtttgttttgtgttttctttttttcttttgggaatTGCTTCCAGGTCTCATCACAGTTCCAACTCCCAGTCTCACAGGGATATCcattcctgctttcccagcatTGTGCTCACATCCCACCAGTTTGATTTCTGGGGAGGTTGTTTTAAGCTGAGGAGGAATGTCACCTCAAGGAACATCACCTCAGCTCCCCCTGATTTTGGgtgtctcctttttttttttttttccagatgacTCGGGACCAGTGGCACTGGCTGCCTGGAATGATGGAGGGTCCAATCCCAGTGGAATCCTTAGTGCTCAAGTTTTATATCTGCTTACAATGACTTAACTAACAGTCTGAGCCCTTCCAtagctggggcaggggagaggggacCAAACCTGTTTTCTTCACGTGCATTCTTGGGGACATTTCTGGGGAAAGATGGGAGCTGTTCACTGCACGGGGAAGGGCTGAGGTAAAGGAGATGCTCTTGGGATGATTTTCAGCACCTGAAATCTGAGCTCGagagctgcccctgtgcctcATATCCCTCTCTCCTTGCCCTGGAAGCATCAGATTCCTTCTCCAGGCCGATCCTCTTTCCTTCATGCAATATCAGGTTACTTCTTTGGGAAGTGTCTCTGTAATTAGCTtctgggaggagctgtgagagCTCTGGCTCTGTTACACAAACGGGGGTGGGAGGGTGATAGCTcagacagagcagctttgggaaggAGTTAAACGAGTTACATTTTGCAGGATCGGCAATTACTGGGATAATCCAGGTCATTCACGGGTTTACAGAAATGAAAGGGGCCAAAACCCAAAGGAATCTTTCTCCAAAAGGGCTGGGAATGCCTGgactctgcccagccccagctgtgagCTCACCAGGGACACCTGTGACATCTGCCAAGCTCTGGATACCTGAGGAAGAGCCAGATGTGAGCCAGGGAGTGTCTTGGAGCAGCTGATGACTGGAAAAGGGGGACCCCAACTCCTCTTGACTGTGATtcagggcagctctggatgCGTTCTCTCCTCTCAAGGACCCTGGAGTCTCATTCCCTTGGCTGGTACTCAGCTGGCATCTTTCCTGCAGCCCATTGTTACGTGGATATTTGGGATCTGATTGTGTAGGACCAAAGCTGAATGTGTCAGGAGGTGGTTGTTGGGTGGATTTGCTGCTGAATGGGTGAAAACTGCTCACTAATGCTTCTGTCTGTGGCCTTTCCTTGAAAACTGGCAGCACATCCTTAAATCCCACTTCCCCCCAAGCTGGCAGTGCCTTTGTTTGGAGAACCCGAGGGATTTGCCCTGCGGGCAGGGAGGGTCCCTGTGGCACCTTTAGGGTGAATCTTTGGGATGTCTGGCTCCTTTCCTTTGGATTGCACATCCCCTGTGGATCAGGGGCACCGGTGACTCTTGAggaagggacagggatgtgctgaTCGTGATCGGGGgaggctgggggctggcagaTGCTGCAGAATCTGCTGAGGGAGTGCTGTGATCCTGTGCAAGCAGCCACGTTGGTCTGTCCAGGGCAGGTGAGGTTTCCTGGAGAAATCCCACCCCCTGTGGCAGCTCTGTCTCGCATGTGCACCgaggattttaaaatacacacgtatctatttttttaataacattgcCATGTGCACACCGTGGTTGTGTGTGCcctgttttcctgtcctttgGGTCATTTCACACCTATTTTGGGTGTTCCCTGCTTTGTGGCAgatgggagcaggcagaggttCCATGTGGGAATCGCTGGGATGGCTCCACTCggctgcagcttccctggggaTGGTTGGAGCTCTGTGAGGATCTTTCTTCATCCTGCAGGGCTGAATGTGCTGGTAATTCCCTggctcttttcttccctctgaaaAGTTGTTCCCTGTGCTCTTGGAGCCTGACTGTCCCAATCCACTGCCATGCTCAGTGTTTGAACAACCCGTTCCTCATCCTCCCTTCACCTGGAGTGATGCTCCTGAGCATTCCTTAGGCTCCCCTCTTGTTGGGCAGGTGGGGTTTGCAATTCTCAAGTTTCCTCACCTCACAGGAGTGGAGCGTTTGTTTAATGTTGAATTATTCAGATCAGAGGGAACCTCAAGCAATAGGTCTTGCCttgaaaataaatctgctgGAATTAGTTTTGGCTGGAACAGATGTTTGTTTTTGAGCAGGGAAATGTGTGGAGCAGGTGATGaggtgcctgggctgtgctgtgtagGGAAAGAAACTGAGGTGCCAACCTGGAATTTCTACACCACTTCCATGTCTTCAGAGTCTTGCTGGCCACCTTTAAAGGGTGCAGGGTACAAAGGTGCTTGAGGGGCTGTCACTTGTCCTGGTCTTGGGCTGAAGACAGGTTGGAGCTGTAATCAGGGACCCTGTGAAGCTGTTTCCATCCTCCCCCTCAGCAGCAGTTGGCATCGGGATTTGCCCTTTGCAGGCCGTGACATttcatccctgctctgctctgagtcCTTGGAGACCTTTTCTAAGAGAAGAAACCCAAGGGACAGATCTGAGACTCCTTGGGGTGCTCAGCATGATCCCATTTCTCCAGGAAGAATCAGCTGGATCTGGCACTTCCTGTAAtgtgagcagggccaggccaggGGGCTTTTGGGGTGGATCCTGCaaataaaacagcagctttGAGCACCTCACATGACATTTCCACAAAGGAGCAGTTCAGGTGTTCCTTCCATTACTCTTTCAGTTCCTCCATGTGTATTTGATACCATGCTTTAGGTCTCTTTGCCCCAGTTGGATCTTCCAGTAGATTTCCAGTTGTTTTTCAGGCTAAACACAGGAATGCAAACAGACCCACCTGTGCCTGGTCCTGGGCAGGCTGAGGCcctcagcagccactgctgcactTTTATTTCTCCTGGATGAACCAAGGTGTTGGTGGAGGTTCCCTGTGCCTGTTGGTCTGCAGGATTCCTGCTCATCCCACCCAAAGGAGCCGATGGACCACGACCTGTAACAGTCACCACCTGTGTGCATCGTGACTGACTGCAACACTCTGCTCTCAAGCCAATTTTCCAAAGTTTACATAATCCCTCTGTTATCCTGGAGGCTTTTTgggatgctctgctgctgatACTGGGCTGCCCAAACCTACTGGGCAGGGTTAATGGGATCCATGGGAGCGGGGTGAGATCAACTCTGGTGATTTTGTTCTGTGCCTGGGATGGgacctgcagccctgccagggtctgTGCCTGTGGTGGAGTCAATAAACAGCACTTGAGTACATTGTTGTCTGAactccccagggagcagctcatgTTTTGCCCTCCTGGAACTGCTGATCTGCCTTTAAACAGCCACTGGCCATGGTATTGATCCATGGTTTTCTTGTCATTGCAGCATCCCCTCCCTTGTACCTGGAGCCACTGGAATAAAGAATTCCAGCCcacccatccctccctgctgtgtgcaTGGGCTGCTGAGCCCGTGGGATGAGGCTGCTCTGGTGAGATCATGGATTTATGGGGTCCTTGGGGTTTTCCCCCTGCTCACAGGGCAGTGCCactgtgctcccagggctgctgctcacctTGTGTCCTgtctggaagtgtccaagcccaggctggattgagcttggagccacctggtctatggaaggtgtccctgcccatgggtgagctttaaggtccctttcaaacCATTcagtgactctgtgattctccAATCATCTCTGCGTTGGTTTCAGTTTTCTGAAgtctcctcctttctccctgtTCTCACATTACTCCCTTTTATTGTACAGAGGACCAAATAAAGTCCCTGTGAGGCCAATTCCAGCctgtccacagcagcagaaccaaGTTCCATTTTGCTTGTTTGGAAGTGAGGGGGAGATGCTGTTCCCTGGATCATAGAATCTCctgagttgggagggacccacagAGATCATCGAGTCCGACTTGATGGGgtgcacagacaccccaacaacccCAATCTGTCCATCCCtgagagcagtgtccaaactgGAAGTTCTTCCAaactgctcctggagctctggcagccttggggctggggagcctgggcagtgcccaacTCAAAGGAAGAATCTTTCAGTAATATCCAaccctaaacctcccctgactcagctccagcccttccctcagctcctgccccttgtcccagagagcagagatgggagctgccCCTTGGGAGTCTCCCCtgagtctcctccaggctgaaatGGGAATGTCCTGGCTCCTCCCTGCAAGGAATTCGTTCCAGAACAAACCCAAGGGCGTTCCCTGACTCACGCCTGCTTCTCATCTGACTGTGTGCATCGGTGGCACTGAGAAAACAGAAGCCACgttccccctgtccccctctgccacccttcccgtgtccccatgtcctggagcagctgagagggTTTTGTTTGCTCCATGATTTCCCCTCGTTACTGGTGGGGTCCTGGGGGGCAGCGGGGTCGGGGCACACCAGGAACTGGGGTACAGGGGGGTCAGGGcacaccaggagctggggcacGGGGGGTCAGGGcacaccaggagctggggcacagggggtcCCTGTAGGTGGCACTCACAGACCAGActtgcagctgccagggcactgcctgcacctgGGGAAGCTGCAAATAAATCCTGGTGCCTTGAAAGGCAAatctgctgcttccagcagctgtcTGGGATGAGCTGGAAGGGCCCTTTGGGGGTTGTGTCTCTTTGGGGGAGCAGCAGGTTTTGGGGTGGCTCCTGGGGAGCTGTTGGGGTTTCTCTCTCAGGGGAGTGtctcaggagcagggcagggtcttGCCCTGGCTCCACTTGAACCAGGTTCCACCTGGCCCTGTCAGGACTtgtttgggaaagatttttatGATTCTGGGCTTGCAGGGTTTCAGGATGCCCTGGTTTGATGGAGTGATGCCActggctccagcacagacaCGAACAGCAGCGCCCTGGGGGCACCCCAGCTTTCCTGGGCCAAATTAACTGCAGTGCTAATGAACTAACAGCATTCCCTGTGCAGTAGCATGGGCAGGACACCATCACCATGTCCAGTTAGATTGGATATGAGAGAAAATTCCTTCCTCAAAAGGAAGggatccagcctggcccaggctgcccagggcagtagtggtgtcaccatccctggaagtgttcagaagACCCCTGGGTGTGGCACCtgggacatggtttaatggtgcccttggcagtgctgtgacTTCATGATCTCAGGGGtcttttccaaaaaaattcCACGATTCTGTGCTTCCAAGCTCCATCTGTGTgcggtgctgggagctgccacaggaTGTGAACCGAGTGCTTGTTCCTTTTCAGGCTCAGGGGGCTGTTAGCCCAATTAGCACTAATTGCTGTGGCCCTTGGTGCTggaccagctgcagctgtgctgtcctACCCTcatccctgttccctgctctgtgccatccCCTCTTCCCGAGCTCTCAACGGGGCCAGGCTCCGGCTGGCGCTGGCTGGGATTCCAGTCACAAACACAAGCTGGCGGCATGGATCTGCTcggaatttattttaaactcgAGGTAAAGTGCTCTTGATGCTTTGGATGCAAATTTCCTTCCCTGGAATGGGAGCTGCGGGGCCGGTGGAGTGCCAGGGAGCTCTTTTGATTCCAGAGCCTGTTTGCTGCTGCGGCTCCTCACGCCGCGCTCCGTGGAGTGCGAAATCACCTCTGCGGCACAGCCCGGGGAGGGAGCACTGCTgagctcttctctctcttctctcactCACCGTCCCCTGCTTTTAATGAGGGTTTGTGTCTaaagttgggatttttttaggttttttttttgtggttttttttttttttttttttttttttttggtgggtttttgggggtttatttttggtatttttatgtGTGACAgcagtctgtgtgtgtgattttttttctggtcacTGTCTGGGAGAAGAGATGGTCCAAATGCCTCCAGCACcccaaggaggaaaaagagaaaaataaagaatattttagaaTATAGAAATTTAGAATATAGAAAGGATATTTtagaaatttagaaatattttagaaatttagAATATAGAAAGGATACTCCATTCATGGATTATGGACTTCTTTGTCACTGGATTTCTCCAGTACCAAATGAACCTTAGGGTTTTTTAGGTGGCATTAACCAAGGCCAGgtttggatggggtttggaagaacctgatctagtggaaggtgtgcctgcccatggcaggaggtggaaatGAAtaagctttaaggtccttcctACCCAAACTATCCTGGGATTTTCTCCATGGGCAGCTCTCTGGGTCGCGGGTTGTCCCCATGAACACGCTGGGCTCTCACTGGGGCCAAGCCCTGGATGGGTGAGCAGATGGGTGTGGTCAGGGGAAGGTGTCACAAATTTTGCCCCATTTATTGCTCATACACTCactgggtggctctgggtgcttTGGCGTGACTTTGGATGCTTTTGGAATTTCCCCTGTAAACGTTTTCAGCTGCACTCACAATTCccctgtgtctgtgtccctctcattgtgggcaggggctgggtggTCTTCCTCACCTTCATTCCATGGACACTGGCATTCCAAAATGTGTCTCTGGGTTGGTGTGGAATCAGGTGGCACATtgggaagggagctgggaatgtttgAAAACCTGCTGCAGAATCTCTGATGTCTCTTCTGTTCCACTCAACAAAGCACCTCTACACAACAAGCAGATTTTCCTGTATCAGAAATTACCTTTACTTAGTTGGCTTTTTGTCTAAATCCTCCTTctgatctttattttttcccttccatcaTGGAAAGGTGAATGGAGTGGCACTTCAGCCACCAAAGCCTTTCCTTTAGAATTGctgcttgttttttgttttaaaaattttccaagGGGGCTttgcaggggaggaggaaggagcgTCCGCTTTTCAAGTGACTCTGGGGAATAAAAGTATAAAGGACAGGAATGATCAGAACTGTGCTGCAAcagaacaatattttatttttgagtaCCAGAGCTAATTGGAGAAGGAATTCACATGACAATTTTTGCAATCTAAGGATAAGTAAACATGAAAGGGGCTCTGTGCTCCTGAACGTGCGattgcagagggaagggggggaaCAGCCCAAAAATTAAATTGGAGACAATATCTTGGATGTTACAATCTCATGTTTGCTTCTCACAATGCTGGATCAAAGTCACAAGCTGCAGCTCATGTCCAGGGATACCTGTTGGGGGGGGATGGAACTTCCATGCACCCgtgggctggaattgccagaaAAAGAGGATTTTAGGTCTGATTTGCTGGAAACACTTCCACGGGTTGTGGGATTGCTGTGGATCTGAATAGATCCTGCTTCAGCAGGGCTTAGAGAACCTCTGCCCATGGAGAGGTGTTTATAGACAATTTTTGTAGACAATTACCAGCTGCTTTACTTAACATGGCATGTGGGGAATGTGGGGGTGATGGGTCACATCCAGTGCTGGGAAATGGAACTGAAATGGCACAGAACTGGTGTGTGGGCACCCTCCTCATTCCCTCTCCCATTGGAGGCATCTCCCAGTGCCGGTGTGATTCCCTCCTGCCACGCTGGAATCCCCAGGAATTGCTGTTGGCAGCACCTGGACGTCCTCAAAGTGCTTCCATGTGCCACATAGCTCAGAGCCTGGAAATGGGGGTGCTGAGATTTCAGCTTTGCAGACAGAAGAGCCCATTCCAGGGTTatgctcagcccctgcagagtACCAGGAGGTTTGTCCTGCTCCCTTTGAGGTGAAGGCAGAATGTTTCCCTGGAgaggctccagcccctccctggaGCATTCACTCTGCCCCACTACGCTGCTGTTACGTTGAGGTGGTTAATTACTCTTGTTctttaaaggaataaaacctCATGTACTTAAAATAATCCCAATTATTTCATTGTTCAGCCCGAGCTGAGCCCAGCCACCCCCGCTCCTGCAGAACTGCTGGAAAGGCTGCTCCTGACAGGGAAAAACTGATGGGCATTAACTCCATGAGCAGCAGCCGAGGGGATTGAGGCTCTGGGGGGGCCATGGTGCTGCTCTACCTGCAGCCCCCAGGTGCCTCTCCAGGACATCCCAAGTCCAATTCCAGTTGATGTATGGCAGGGCCTGTTGCAGCAGGACAAGGAGTGATGGTTTTAAACCAAAAATGCTGATTTAGAGTGgataaaaggaggaaaagaggtgGGGAGGCTCTGgtacaggttgcccagagaagctgtggctgccccatccctgaaaatcTTCAAGGCTgagctggacagggcttggagcaacctgaaatagtggaaggtgtccctgcccatggcagagggtggaactggatgatttttaaggtcccttcccacccaaaccattccagtgTTCCATGACGTTGCTCAAACACAGGCTGGCGGTGCAGGGACTGCTGAGGACAccctggagaagcagctcctgaCGGGATGTTCTGATGGAGGGGTGGCTGGGGGGGGCCTCATCTTCCAAAGGGGACCCTcaaagcagctgtgcaggatcGTGGCAGTGCTTCCATCTCCACGTGTGCCAGAGGCACAGCGGGACCTCGGGCGCGGTGGCTCAGACTCGCTCGTGCCGGGGTATATCGGTGGATTTTGATCCTTTTCCTTGCCAGTGTTATTTTAATCCGCTTTTCTCTCACATCAAACTCCTCTTTCTGCAGAACACACAGAGGCATCGGGTTTGTGCCCTTTGTGATTGGTAGCAAAGGGCTGTGATAGCGCGTTTTTCCTTTAGAACTGGAGGTTTTATCCCTGTGATAACTTTAGCTGCGCCACAGTCATCATTCAGGCTTCTTGGCTGGCTCAGATGAGTGCAGGGAAAACGCTTCCCACATTTATTAGAGGAAGAGAGGGCTGAACGTTCTTGGGAAGGTTCCCACTCCTGTCACCCAGCAGTTACCTGGTGGCTCAGGTGGGTTTGGAAAGCAGCTGAGTTCAACCGAGATCACCTTCTGCCTCCATCTCAGGTGGGTTTTATCAGACTTCAGATCAAGGTGTTGGTTGGCACCACTTCCATGTGGATGatggccaggagcagcctgcttttcctgggagctgcacagTCAGAGGGAGCCCTTTCCCTCCAAAGCCTGTGTTTCCCACATAGAAAATAACATGTAgggaatgggtttttttttcagatgaaggAAGGATTAAGGCACAGCAAGAGCTGATTTGCCAAAGGGCACCCGGGGAAGTGGTGATGGATCAGAGATGGAAGTGGAATCCTCAGCTCAGTCTGTGCCTGCCCCACcacccttttccttccctgctccctggctgctcaggtCTTATGGGATAACCAGGACTTGGATTTCCATCCTCTTAAAAGAGGCAATTTAAGGAGCTTtccaggggagcagagctgcaggtcaCCTCCTCGCTGCTGAAGatgtttttctccctctttctccaTCCTCGTGCTCCTTCAGAGCCTCTTtgctctcctcctttcccagcgCTCAGAGCCATTTTCCCAGCTTCAAAAGGTTTCCTAATTACCCTAATGAGGTCAGGAGAGACCAAACGCTTCTGTGACTTAAAGCAGGGGTAGGAAGGGCTTGGGAGGGGGGAAATATCCCGACTGGTGCCTGAAGGAGGTGTCGTGGGAAGGCAGCGTCTCCCCCTCCGCACGTTCCCCCCACCTTCCCATctccagcagaaggaaaaaaaaaaaaaaaaaaaaaaaaaagggaaatgtggaCAGAAGGTCTCAAATGTAtcaaacagcttttaaaaagaaattccttttgCCTGTCAAAAGAACAAACAGATACACCAAAAACTGTCAGAATTAGTGTTGGAGTAATTGCAGCAGCTCTCCAAGGTTAATGCTCCATTAACGAGCAGCTCTCACGCAGCTAAAAGCCAGGACGAGACAGGTTGTCAAAGGCTTCCAGGAGATTAAAGCGCTGCGTTCCCAGCCAAACTCTCCCGTGGATGTTgtttgggagggagggaaggggggtgTTTGTGGGGTGGAAGCATCACCAGCCCTGGCGTTGGCGGAGGAGCGTGACCCGGAGCCCAGGGATGGTTTCCAGGCCTTGGTGAGGTCGCTGCCCCTGGGGCCTCACTCGGTTTTAAACACTCCAGGAATTTTTCAG includes these proteins:
- the FAM174C gene encoding protein FAM174C isoform X3, with product MPRLLLLLLFLLLVPHLGRAAAPNPGNSTEPPRAVTRNETQSGTEHESGPRLSVGSGLPVLRRAVYVLSALSALAAFYFMLRAFRLKKPQRKKYGLLSNQDENIELGSLDSDEDTVFESRNLRR
- the FAM174C gene encoding protein FAM174C isoform X2 gives rise to the protein MPRLLLLLLFLLLVPHLGRAAAPNPGNSTEPPRAVTRNETQSGTEHESGPRLSVGSGLPVLRRAVYVLSALSALAAFYFMLRAFRPRSEGPRNEPKTHFRLKKPQRKKYGLLSNQDENIELGSLDSDEDTVFESRNLRR
- the FAM174C gene encoding protein FAM174C isoform X1, which produces MPRLLLLLLFLLLVPHLGRAAAPNPGNSTEPPRAVTRNETQSGTEHESGPRLSVGSGLPVLRRAVYVLSALSALAAFYFMLRAFRPRSEGPRNEPKTHFRLKKPQRKKYGLLSNQDENIELGSLDSDEDTVFESRNLRR